A region of Ferruginibacter albus DNA encodes the following proteins:
- a CDS encoding OmpA family protein: MHSRLTTTAAKALFIAGMFIVPSITFGQSSPKLMAANKFYKDGDYYSAVMLYEELSDSSKKDKPEVKPYSLSRLPNNYIKSNSEDMQFRMGYSYFQLHNYKKAQPFFENIKDKNSQARYYAGICERANQQYVDASKDFNEVLKSDLDSSFKNKASVELNNLQFVEQELNKSTNGVFSAENISSADVTANYALTSIGNDIIITSSRKDSVLEQQKGNPYMNQLYAVSITNDQLSFNNKLAIPFDKGTHQGIASFTPDGNKLFFTKWTRTATDTVASIYISTKQMSTWQAPVKLSNKINVDGYKSMQPFVTSDGKYLIFASDRPGGNGKLDLWYAPLDSNFEPGDAINLGKNINTNGNDETPFYHNASQTLIFASDGRVGMGALDLYKSTGELTSLSTPENLGYPINSSKDDLYFYSTNKDSIWKDAYISSDRASECCLQLVAIKYTPPPPPDTVKNIVVDSVKQDTTAIVATDKQPVVLYFDFDKSSLTDSAQNLLNLIAEHLRENPSTVLDFTGYTDGFGSSPYNLNLSKQRAEACRKYLLDKGITDNQIKIHYLGKCCPVANEKDASGNDNPEGRQMNRRVELKYISPVTL, encoded by the coding sequence ATGCATTCTCGTTTAACCACAACAGCCGCCAAAGCGTTATTCATTGCGGGCATGTTTATCGTTCCTTCCATTACATTTGGTCAGTCTTCCCCTAAATTAATGGCAGCCAATAAATTTTATAAAGATGGTGATTATTACAGCGCCGTTATGCTGTATGAAGAATTATCAGACTCTTCTAAAAAAGATAAGCCAGAAGTAAAGCCTTATTCTTTATCTCGTTTACCTAATAATTATATTAAGTCTAATAGTGAAGACATGCAATTCCGCATGGGATATAGTTATTTTCAATTGCACAATTATAAAAAGGCGCAGCCCTTTTTTGAAAATATTAAAGACAAAAATTCACAGGCTCGTTATTATGCAGGCATATGTGAAAGAGCCAATCAGCAATATGTAGATGCTTCAAAAGATTTTAATGAAGTATTAAAAAGCGATCTTGACAGCAGCTTTAAAAACAAAGCCTCTGTTGAGTTGAACAATCTCCAGTTTGTTGAACAGGAACTGAACAAATCAACCAACGGCGTTTTTAGTGCAGAAAATATAAGCAGCGCAGATGTCACTGCTAACTATGCCCTTACTTCAATAGGAAATGACATCATCATTACATCTTCCCGTAAAGACTCTGTATTAGAGCAACAGAAAGGAAATCCATACATGAATCAATTGTATGCTGTTTCTATAACCAATGATCAGCTTTCATTCAACAATAAACTGGCTATTCCTTTTGATAAAGGAACACACCAGGGAATTGCTTCCTTTACACCAGATGGAAATAAACTATTTTTTACAAAATGGACAAGAACAGCGACTGACACGGTAGCTTCTATTTATATTTCTACAAAACAGATGAGTACCTGGCAGGCACCTGTTAAACTAAGCAATAAGATCAATGTGGATGGCTACAAGTCAATGCAGCCGTTTGTTACATCGGATGGCAAGTATTTAATTTTTGCTTCCGACAGGCCGGGAGGCAATGGCAAGCTGGATCTATGGTATGCCCCTTTGGATAGTAACTTTGAACCCGGCGATGCCATCAACTTAGGAAAAAACATAAACACTAACGGTAACGATGAAACGCCTTTCTATCATAACGCTTCTCAAACATTAATTTTTGCAAGCGATGGCAGGGTTGGTATGGGTGCTTTGGATCTTTATAAAAGTACCGGAGAGCTAACTTCTTTAAGTACTCCGGAAAATTTAGGATATCCGATCAACTCATCTAAAGACGACCTTTATTTTTACAGCACTAACAAAGATTCTATTTGGAAAGATGCGTATATAAGTTCAGACAGGGCTTCTGAATGTTGCTTACAATTAGTAGCCATTAAATATACACCGCCACCGCCACCCGATACTGTAAAGAATATAGTGGTTGACAGCGTTAAACAAGACACAACTGCAATTGTTGCTACAGATAAACAACCAGTGGTGCTTTATTTTGACTTTGATAAATCTTCATTGACAGATTCAGCACAGAATCTTTTAAATTTGATAGCAGAACATCTTCGTGAAAATCCTTCTACTGTATTAGACTTTACAGGATACACAGATGGATTTGGTAGTTCTCCTTATAATCTTAACCTCTCTAAACAAAGAGCCGAAGCCTGCCGGAAATATTTACTGGACAAGGGTATAACAGACAATCAGATCAAAATTCATTATTTGGGTAAATGTTGTCCTGTAGCAAATGAAAAAGATGCTTCTGGAAATGATAACCCGGAAGGAAGACAAATGAACCGCAGAGTAGAACTTAAATATATCAGCCCTGTAACGCTGTAG
- a CDS encoding carboxypeptidase-like regulatory domain-containing protein, producing MEARQETKLNMYHSVQKICDDNANVITTNPAFQTVYNSYKANISALITAISLESEVITGITIDKTEAKKALCRNATDVGAIIFAFASANNNNTLKQSVNFSYTDLFRLKDELVAPTIQNIYKAANDNAASLTDYGITAAMLTTFQSAIDAYNNSIAKPRTAKAIKGTHTQNIKELIKIIDNQLKEQLDKLIVNFRSSNSDFVSAYTNARIILDPAHSATQIKGTVTDADTKQPVAGVTVQLMGNIIQCITDAQGNFSLKPVIHGTHSVTISGNGYQSTTVNNIKVKLGQAVTVNATIKSS from the coding sequence ATGGAAGCACGCCAGGAGACAAAACTCAACATGTATCACTCCGTACAAAAAATTTGCGATGATAATGCTAATGTCATCACTACTAACCCGGCTTTTCAAACAGTGTATAACAGCTACAAAGCAAACATTAGCGCATTGATAACCGCGATTTCACTAGAGAGTGAAGTAATAACGGGTATTACTATTGATAAAACAGAAGCAAAGAAAGCCCTTTGTCGAAATGCGACGGATGTAGGCGCCATTATATTTGCTTTTGCGTCAGCCAACAATAATAATACATTAAAGCAGTCGGTTAATTTTAGCTATACTGATCTATTCCGTTTAAAAGACGAACTGGTAGCGCCCACTATACAAAACATTTACAAAGCAGCTAATGATAATGCGGCTTCATTAACCGACTATGGAATTACTGCAGCAATGTTAACTACCTTTCAATCGGCGATAGATGCGTATAACAATTCAATTGCAAAACCCCGTACAGCAAAAGCAATAAAAGGAACACATACGCAGAACATAAAAGAATTAATTAAGATCATAGATAACCAGCTAAAAGAGCAGTTGGATAAATTGATTGTAAACTTCAGATCATCCAATTCTGATTTTGTTTCGGCTTATACCAATGCAAGAATAATTTTAGATCCTGCACATTCGGCCACTCAAATAAAAGGTACTGTAACAGATGCTGACACAAAACAACCTGTTGCGGGCGTAACAGTACAATTGATGGGCAATATTATACAGTGTATAACAGATGCACAAGGCAATTTTAGTTTAAAGCCGGTAATACATGGCACACATTCTGTAACAATATCCGGCAATGGATACCAGTCAACAACAGTGAATAATATTAAAGTAAAATTAGGACAGGCAGTGACAGTGAATGCAACAATTAAATCAAGTTGA
- a CDS encoding PorP/SprF family type IX secretion system membrane protein, giving the protein MRIKFKVLFFVALCVNAVSSFAQVDPHFSQYYAFPLYLNPSLTGVMDGDYRATAIYRNQWSNIDKPFSTIGVSGDMTTTKKVNIGISAFNQTAGNGGYNYLNANLSVAYTGLQFDQEGYEHVSIGLQLGMINRKFDPTKMKFGDQWTQGIGFDPSSPTIDQFSITSSASFTAGAGATFFNADPGKKLNSYLGFSAMNLTQPTDPFLSGGKTKLPIRYTVHGGLRYQINPNAAIIPNFIYMVQGNAQEVEAGAYLQLKTSEISNVLAGVNYREYDAIAPYAGLYYKNLLIGLSYDINTSTLGKAVANTNSFELSLTVTGRRKENIKNYNFICPRL; this is encoded by the coding sequence ATGCGGATAAAATTTAAAGTACTATTTTTTGTTGCGCTTTGCGTAAATGCAGTCAGCTCCTTTGCACAGGTGGATCCGCATTTTTCGCAATACTATGCGTTTCCTCTTTACCTCAATCCATCGCTTACAGGTGTGATGGATGGTGATTATCGTGCTACTGCTATTTATCGTAATCAATGGAGCAATATCGATAAGCCTTTTTCTACCATTGGTGTATCAGGCGATATGACCACTACTAAAAAAGTGAATATTGGTATCAGCGCATTCAATCAAACTGCAGGTAATGGAGGCTATAATTATTTGAATGCAAATTTATCAGTTGCCTATACAGGTCTTCAATTTGATCAGGAAGGATATGAACACGTATCGATAGGTTTACAATTGGGAATGATCAACAGGAAATTTGATCCTACTAAAATGAAATTCGGAGATCAGTGGACACAGGGAATCGGGTTTGATCCATCCTCTCCTACTATTGATCAGTTTTCTATAACTTCTTCTGCATCCTTTACAGCAGGTGCAGGCGCTACTTTTTTTAATGCCGATCCAGGCAAAAAATTAAATAGCTATTTAGGATTTTCAGCTATGAACTTAACGCAGCCTACTGATCCTTTTTTATCAGGCGGTAAAACAAAACTACCCATTCGTTATACTGTTCACGGAGGATTAAGATACCAGATAAATCCGAATGCAGCCATCATCCCAAATTTCATTTATATGGTACAGGGCAATGCGCAGGAAGTAGAGGCAGGCGCTTATTTACAATTAAAAACAAGTGAAATAAGCAATGTACTGGCAGGTGTTAATTATAGAGAATATGATGCCATTGCTCCTTATGCCGGATTATACTATAAGAACTTGTTGATCGGTTTAAGCTATGATATCAATACTTCAACTCTTGGTAAGGCAGTAGCAAACACCAACAGCTTTGAACTTTCACTAACAGTTACCGGAAGAAGAAAAGAAAATATAAAAAATTACAATTTCATATGCCCACGGCTTTAA
- a CDS encoding T9SS type B sorting domain-containing protein: MKKIFALLFLSFLISVTTFSQCPVLRASLINSCSSGAGEGLNEYVVFTTTVAAPVSSYDYKYRNTAPTNSPTGFLVGANAGAKSGTGTVATSGGCTIVEITSPSQVIPANSTVVYLSAAFDQNYDLSGLCTTGTIYVAYITIGTNGAVWPTNGVQANSGTGARYMQLAYQGTDCDIHTYTPSSLVGTDGAMVWWDAGVTDASAYTNNGCTTPVPPTPTTTITPSAIAAVCAGTTSTTMAYTATGSPDVYSITWDNAAITAGFTNVTNATLTASPLTITIPTGATAGTYTGSLVATNTSNSTSSTAQNISVTINAGSSSSITLTSATGTNTQIKCVNSAITDITYSITGGTPSVTGLPQGVTGNFNAGVFTISGTPTTAGSFNYTLSLSGASCGGTSIAVGSITVSDAPAATITTSKAPVLCQNDSVTLSTIESSNAGNALQFTGSSNQYVDPQILPNFYDNFTFEMWVNPTTTITLQTQNTSGASGTSGQHYALFPTWGGGNANGATDAGAGVSVGTNGIAVYEHGAAYLPALLVWNHTVTGWTHIAVVYTNKQPSLYVNGVLVATGLTSLRTHVYPSLGHGQNFSGQYGGIGGGYYGSFTGQIDEFRLWKTVRTGNEIATDYNKSIALPNSDLFAYYKFDEGTGTTTADASSNGFTGALTNGPTWVIPSGAPLGAYSYLWTPNGETTSSITVHSAGTYTVTVTNAAGCSKTISQVVQNITAVEKDTALTGCTSVTYGPTTYTSSTTVRDTVKSTGGCDSVYIVASITIQGITPVSKDSSLSGCNSVDYGLNTYTSSTNFKDTIRSVGGCDSVYINVSISVTPFNVTIAASNNPADKGSSVTVIASGNPNTFTVSSWEPAAVFTSQSALNQTFTADTSMLIKVTASSNGCADTATLALKVNPVNNADDFYIPDVFSPNNDGKNDVFRAYGSNIKIGQMKIYNQWGELLFESRNIEFGWDGTYRGRTQPVGVYVYVITATMNNGKTINSKGFFNLIR, encoded by the coding sequence ATGAAGAAAATTTTTGCTTTACTCTTTTTATCGTTTTTAATAAGCGTTACTACCTTTAGCCAATGTCCTGTATTAAGGGCCTCTTTGATCAATTCATGTTCCAGTGGTGCCGGGGAAGGCTTGAACGAGTATGTTGTATTTACTACTACTGTTGCTGCTCCGGTAAGCTCTTACGATTATAAATATAGAAATACCGCTCCTACCAATAGTCCCACCGGGTTTTTAGTGGGTGCAAATGCGGGTGCTAAATCCGGTACAGGAACAGTTGCTACATCGGGCGGTTGTACAATTGTTGAAATAACATCACCGAGCCAGGTTATCCCTGCCAACAGTACAGTGGTATATCTTTCTGCAGCATTTGATCAGAACTATGACCTTTCAGGATTATGTACTACCGGAACTATCTATGTTGCTTATATTACTATTGGCACCAACGGTGCTGTATGGCCTACCAATGGCGTACAGGCAAACAGTGGCACCGGTGCAAGATATATGCAGCTTGCTTACCAGGGAACTGATTGCGATATCCATACTTATACTCCAAGCAGTTTAGTTGGTACAGATGGTGCAATGGTATGGTGGGATGCCGGAGTTACAGATGCAAGTGCTTATACCAATAACGGATGTACAACCCCTGTTCCTCCTACACCAACAACAACCATAACACCTTCTGCTATTGCTGCAGTATGTGCAGGCACTACTTCTACAACAATGGCATACACTGCTACCGGTAGCCCTGATGTATATAGTATTACATGGGATAATGCAGCTATCACTGCAGGCTTTACAAATGTTACCAATGCAACACTTACAGCATCACCTCTTACGATAACAATACCGACAGGAGCAACAGCAGGAACATATACAGGAAGCTTAGTTGCTACTAATACATCTAACAGTACCAGCAGCACTGCACAAAATATCAGCGTAACTATTAATGCAGGTAGTAGTTCAAGCATTACATTAACTTCTGCAACAGGAACAAATACTCAGATCAAATGTGTTAATTCTGCTATTACAGATATAACCTATAGTATCACAGGAGGAACGCCATCTGTTACCGGTTTACCTCAAGGCGTTACAGGTAACTTTAATGCAGGTGTGTTTACTATAAGCGGAACACCAACAACAGCAGGCAGTTTTAACTATACACTTAGCTTAAGCGGTGCTTCCTGCGGAGGCACTTCTATTGCAGTGGGCAGCATAACAGTAAGTGATGCTCCGGCTGCTACTATTACTACATCAAAGGCTCCGGTACTTTGCCAAAATGATTCTGTAACATTATCTACCATAGAGTCAAGCAATGCAGGCAATGCATTACAATTTACAGGCAGCAGCAATCAATATGTTGATCCGCAGATACTGCCGAACTTCTATGATAATTTCACTTTTGAAATGTGGGTGAATCCTACTACCACTATTACTTTACAAACACAAAATACATCAGGTGCTTCGGGCACAAGCGGACAACATTATGCATTGTTTCCTACATGGGGCGGTGGTAATGCCAATGGCGCCACTGATGCCGGTGCGGGAGTTTCTGTTGGAACCAATGGTATAGCTGTGTACGAACATGGCGCCGCTTACTTACCTGCATTATTAGTTTGGAATCATACAGTAACCGGTTGGACGCATATTGCCGTAGTATATACTAACAAGCAACCTTCCTTATATGTAAATGGTGTTTTAGTAGCAACCGGCTTAACAAGTTTAAGAACGCATGTATATCCATCATTAGGTCACGGGCAGAATTTCTCCGGACAATATGGTGGCATCGGCGGTGGTTATTACGGATCTTTTACCGGGCAAATAGATGAATTCAGATTATGGAAGACAGTTCGTACAGGTAATGAAATTGCAACTGATTATAACAAAAGCATAGCCTTACCAAACAGCGATCTGTTTGCATATTATAAATTTGATGAAGGTACAGGTACTACTACTGCAGATGCTTCCAGCAATGGCTTTACAGGAGCATTAACGAATGGACCTACCTGGGTTATACCATCGGGTGCTCCTTTAGGTGCATACAGTTATTTATGGACACCTAATGGAGAAACCACTTCCAGTATCACAGTGCATTCAGCAGGAACTTATACAGTTACTGTAACCAATGCAGCAGGATGTTCTAAAACAATTTCACAAGTTGTACAAAACATAACTGCAGTTGAAAAAGATACTGCTTTGACAGGTTGTACAAGTGTTACTTACGGGCCTACTACTTATACTTCTTCTACCACTGTAAGGGATACAGTAAAAAGTACAGGCGGTTGTGACAGTGTTTACATTGTAGCTAGTATAACCATACAGGGAATAACACCTGTTTCAAAAGACTCTTCACTCAGTGGTTGCAACAGTGTTGATTATGGATTAAATACCTATACTTCTTCTACTAATTTTAAAGATACTATACGAAGTGTGGGAGGTTGTGATAGTGTATACATAAACGTTAGTATATCTGTTACTCCTTTTAATGTAACAATAGCTGCTTCCAATAACCCGGCAGATAAAGGAAGTTCTGTAACGGTAATTGCCAGCGGCAATCCTAATACATTTACGGTTAGCAGTTGGGAACCTGCCGCAGTCTTCACATCGCAAAGTGCATTGAACCAAACATTCACTGCAGATACTTCTATGCTGATAAAAGTGACAGCATCCTCCAATGGATGTGCTGACACAGCTACATTGGCATTAAAAGTTAATCCCGTTAATAATGCAGACGATTTTTATATCCCTGATGTATTCTCTCCTAATAATGATGGTAAGAACGATGTGTTCAGAGCATATGGCAGCAACATAAAAATAGGGCAAATGAAAATATACAATCAATGGGGTGAATTATTATTTGAAAGCAGGAATATTGAATTTGGCTGGGATGGAACTTACAGAGGAAGAACACAACCTGTAGGTGTATATGTATATGTTATCACTGCAACTATGAACAACGGCAAAACTATTAACAGTAAAGGATTTTTTAATTTAATAAGATAA
- a CDS encoding DNA/RNA non-specific endonuclease, producing MKKNKILVALLSLAVFFASCDKEYNPTKPPVTPPVDTTTYKDNDNLLLGNPSNAAHILDSGDNYLLDHQYFILSYNKDKGIPNWVSWHLSQSDLGSTDRTDDFRYDNALPPGWYRPDYDAFFGSGFDRGHNCPSADRTTTVTANSTTFLMSNMIPQAPNNNQGVWANFEDYIRTRINTAGQEAYIIMGNYGIGGVGDNGPANYVDGGHVTVPAHIWKVVLFLQNGNDDLSRINTSTTVVSIDVPNTNSVSSSWQTYRTSVDAIEAATGLDLFSRVPVDIQAVIEAKSN from the coding sequence ATGAAGAAGAATAAGATACTTGTAGCGCTTTTATCGTTAGCAGTTTTTTTTGCTTCCTGCGATAAAGAATACAATCCTACAAAACCTCCGGTAACTCCACCGGTTGATACAACTACTTATAAAGACAACGATAACCTATTGTTGGGAAATCCTAGTAATGCTGCACATATCTTGGATAGTGGCGATAATTATTTATTAGATCATCAATATTTCATTTTATCATACAACAAAGACAAAGGCATTCCTAATTGGGTAAGCTGGCATTTATCGCAAAGTGATCTGGGTTCAACAGATCGTACGGATGATTTTCGTTATGACAATGCATTGCCTCCAGGATGGTACAGACCGGACTATGATGCTTTTTTCGGAAGTGGCTTTGACAGAGGGCATAATTGTCCTTCTGCAGATAGAACCACTACTGTAACAGCCAACTCAACCACTTTTCTTATGTCGAATATGATACCACAGGCGCCTAATAACAACCAGGGAGTTTGGGCAAATTTCGAAGACTATATCCGCACAAGAATCAACACAGCAGGGCAAGAAGCTTACATTATAATGGGTAATTACGGCATTGGTGGCGTAGGTGATAACGGTCCTGCCAATTATGTAGATGGGGGGCATGTTACCGTACCGGCTCATATTTGGAAAGTAGTATTGTTTTTACAAAATGGCAATGATGATCTTAGCCGTATCAATACTTCTACAACCGTTGTAAGCATTGATGTGCCAAATACAAATTCAGTAAGCAGCAGCTGGCAAACCTACCGTACAAGCGTAGACGCAATTGAAGCTGCAACCGGGCTGGACCTTTTTTCAAGAGTGCCGGTAGATATTCAGGCTGTAATAGAAGCAAAATCAAACTAA